In Pseudophryne corroboree isolate aPseCor3 chromosome 3, aPseCor3.hap2, whole genome shotgun sequence, a genomic segment contains:
- the LOC135056417 gene encoding sorbin and SH3 domain-containing protein 1-like produces MDSPGGNAHVFTHSSVNKRICNSNSLGSVYKQKSSLSVAKTCIAEILPSRFKPIVAVQAPCMYKQSASLPQQKAQSCENLLEPLASLENKQAGGCVENMLAKSCKDYKVKSGSAMSLQEYSLNSAKCSFQSNFRSGGPEFNVMYRDMHHINRSTLCSSSSCSNVRDIASQFEREGKNGACHKFGLESSKNVPKHTVSSRVTAFEQLIQRSRSLPSLDISSEQSFSPTPPKSRAGIQSASSAESLLEIPIKRNTDEDVQPLLHTIADPKGNVEERTSDLSDNTLTDGLSGCTDETDLLSNASSDSCNSTAKPPQKSKTNTCKSSCPASYTRFTTIRRHEQKMAKNSHLKSDTQADRLIFQRNIYLISPLPFRLKKPLQNSPKKTCDTTEKNGDVIEPSRESQPDHKTKPSEDVEEKPHLPMRQSSFEIVERLSCLNINNFEHDNTNLEEHCSDSLNNGDIVSFPLCYNLDSNNNSQLSEGGAVTGGGVFLHLANM; encoded by the coding sequence ATGGACTCGCCAGGTGGGAATGCTCACGTATTTACACATTCCTCAGTTAACAAGCGAATATGTAATAGTAATTCATTAGGCAGTGTGTATAAGCAGAAATCTTCTTTGTCAGTTGCAAAAACTTGCATAGCTGAAATTCTGCCGTCCAGATTCAAACCTATAGTTGCCGTTCAGGCCCCCTGCATGTACAAGCAGAGTGCATCGCTGCCTCAGCAGAAAGCACAGAGCTGTGAGAACCTGCTTGAACCTTTGGCATCATTGGAAAACAAACAAGCAGGGGGATGTGTGGAAAATATGCTGGCCAAATCCTGCAAGGATTATAAAGTAAAGTCGGGCAGCGCTATGAGCCTGCAAGAGTACAGCTTGAACTCCGCAAAATGTTCTTTCCAATCAAATTTCAGGTCAGGTGGTCCCGAATTCAATGTGATGTACAGAGATATGCACCATATTAACCGTTCCACTTTGTGCAGCTCTTCATCCTGCTCCAATGTAAGAGACATTGCAAGTCAGTTTGAGAGGGAAGGAAAGAATGGAGCCTGTCATAAGTTTGGACTTGAGAGCTCCAAAAATGTCCCCAAGCACACAGTGTCCTCCAGGGTGACAGCATTCGAACAACTAATACAGAGATCCAGATCATTGCCGTCTCTAGATATATCCAGTGAACAAAGCTTTTCGCCTACACCGCCAAAATCTAGAGCAGGGATACAATCCGCTTCCTCTGCTGAATCTCTTTTAGAAATTCCAATTAAGAGGAATACAGATGAAGATGTACAGCCGCTGTTGCACACAATCGCCGACCCTAAGGGTAATGTAGAGGAGAGGACTTCTGACCTAAGTGACAACACTTTAACTGACGGCCTTTCCGGCTGCACAGATGAGACTGACCTTCTTTCCAACGCCTCGAGTGATAGTTGCAACAGTACTGCCAAGCCACCTCAGAAATCTAAAACTAACACCTGCAAAAGTTCCTGCCCTGCTTCCTACACAAGATTCACAACTATTCGGAGGCATGAACAGAAAATGGCCAAGAACTCTCATTTAAAATCAGATACGCAAGCTGATCGGCTGATCTTTCAGAGAAATATATATCTTATAAGCCCTCTTCCATTCAGATTAAAAAAACCATTACagaacagtcccaaaaaaacttGCGATACAACAGAGAAGAATGGTGATGTGATAGAGCCATCCAGAGAGAGCCAACCAGACCACAAGACTAAGCCATCCGAAGACGTTGAAGAGAAGCCTCATCTTCCAATGCGCCAGTCTTCATTTGAAATTGTGGAAAGACTGAGCTGTCTAAACATTAACAATTTTGAGCATGATAATACTAATCTAGAAGAGCATTGTTCAGACTCTCTTAATAATGGAGATATTGTCTCATTTCCTTTATGTTACAATTTGGATTCAAACAACAACAGTCAGCTGAGTGAAGGTGGAGCAGTCACAGGAGGTGGAGTTTTTCTGCATCTTGCCAATATGTGA